A stretch of Actinomycetota bacterium DNA encodes these proteins:
- a CDS encoding NAD-glutamate dehydrogenase, with the protein MTDVVSAVLGALGENAHESQQILARKVFRYVSWDDVSGLTPDLLVRQLDEFAAAADERPHGRPNVEVHDLEGSEIALATIVVDDMPFLVDSLAGALQIEGRNPRLILHPQLVVRRDADGRLVEIFDIETDEPRPVGTTVEAWIQIQMERDYLSEDNRQTADHLRRTLRDVQAAIADWPLMRIKAEELAAELDATLNPGWSVEEVCESADLLRWMANEHFLFIGYKEYSLYSDGKGDGLKPIPGSALGVLRETEAGQELDEEWVRLSALAQEHAQDRFPLVLTKANSRSTVHRNGYLDYVGVRLLDESGVVIGERRFLGLYTGSAYTESITSIPVLRSRYVRMLDTMNVAPDSHTARDLRQLIETLPRDEFFAMHTEQLIELATTVMHLDERRQVKVFVRPDDYGRYASVFVYLPRDRYNTDVRMKIESLLRTSFDAVSVDHAVHVTESPNARLHFILHFREGSSLPQADVASIETAVAKSARTWLDDFTSEVVGIVGSERASTFLYQYLDAFPEGYKERFAPSVAVRDAMTIAKLDVDELAIEISSLPSSVPNDSSDPARIKLIRAGEAMPLSAVLPLLQHLGLDVLDEYPFEIERKGLHPAWVMDFGVQLPALDLPRLDSLDLRLTQALRAVWSGHAESDDFNGLVVRAGLHWEHVVLLRGYSRYLRQLGSTYGQDYLQQALLSNPGFASLFVELFDSQFEPDFAGDRAVARAELTARYLADLDAVPSLDHDRILRSFLSLLLATVRTSAFIPGILSASRALAFKFDSRSITEMPLPKPLSEIWVYSPRVEGVHLRFGKVARGGIRWSDRREDFRTEVLGLVKAQAVKNAVIVPVGAKGGFFASGAPDVSADREAWLAAGQAAYIEFISALLDLTDNLEAGGVLPPAHVVRLDGDDPYLVVAADKGTASFSDLANRLSLERGFWLGDAFASGGSHGYDHKAMGITARGAWISVQRHFREIDIDVQNQDFTVVGIGDMSGDVFGNGMLLSQHIRLVAAFDHRSIFIDPDPDAQATFMERQRLFNLPRSSWADFDSSLLSAGGAVFARSAKSISISEQARVALGLPPEAQHLSPDELIKGILQAPVDLLWNGGIGTYVKAASESALSVGDKANDAIRIDGVQLRCAVVGEGGNLGFTQAGRVEAARGGVRINSDAIDNSAGVDTSDHEVNLKILLDTLVRTDAMTLQDRDLMLTQMSDDVAAAVLRDNYDQNVVLGNARASASTMLVVQQRLIRDLEHRGLLDRQLEFLPTDEEFELRRIAGEGLTSPELAVLLAYAKMALTDELNAAHIGADPWYESALMSYFPALLTEQFSAEVKRHQLRNQLVSTVVCNQLVNTGGITFVFRAAEETSATAVEVVHAAGAASAIFDIDRLTSAVNALDFVAPSMAQDALHHGIRRLLDRATRWLLNSKGGHVAPQVLVDTYRPVVAEYGSYVRSHLPAGVVDNVRLRAAGFISLGAPVELAEEVSGLLEVFALLDIAALSQRTGIEPARIIPLYFTITEAYGIDALLLSISALPRADRWGVMARHALRADLYAAAAELTEQVLQMDQGSPAITLASWEGHFASSTGRAKATLFDIAAMEHPDLATLSVALRALRTLVIQTRE; encoded by the coding sequence ATGACTGATGTTGTATCGGCAGTGCTCGGCGCTCTTGGCGAGAACGCCCATGAGTCACAGCAGATCCTGGCTCGCAAGGTCTTCCGGTATGTCTCGTGGGATGACGTCAGTGGATTGACACCGGACCTGCTCGTGCGTCAGCTCGATGAATTCGCGGCTGCCGCCGACGAGCGTCCGCATGGACGTCCCAATGTCGAAGTGCACGATCTGGAAGGTTCCGAGATCGCACTGGCAACCATCGTTGTCGACGACATGCCCTTTCTGGTGGACTCCCTTGCCGGCGCGCTGCAGATTGAGGGACGCAATCCCCGCCTCATCCTGCACCCGCAACTGGTCGTGCGCCGCGATGCTGATGGTCGGCTTGTGGAGATCTTCGACATCGAGACTGATGAACCCCGACCTGTTGGCACCACCGTTGAAGCCTGGATCCAGATTCAGATGGAGCGCGACTATCTGAGCGAGGACAATCGCCAAACAGCTGATCACCTGCGGCGAACTTTGCGTGATGTTCAGGCAGCCATCGCGGACTGGCCGTTGATGCGCATCAAGGCAGAAGAGCTGGCAGCCGAACTCGATGCGACGCTCAATCCTGGCTGGTCAGTCGAAGAGGTATGCGAAAGTGCAGACCTGCTTCGCTGGATGGCCAATGAGCACTTCCTGTTCATCGGGTACAAGGAGTATTCGCTCTACAGCGACGGCAAGGGCGATGGGCTCAAGCCGATTCCGGGTTCGGCGCTGGGCGTACTGCGCGAGACCGAGGCCGGACAGGAGTTGGACGAGGAGTGGGTGCGGCTCTCGGCATTGGCTCAGGAACACGCCCAAGACCGATTCCCACTGGTGCTGACCAAGGCGAACTCGCGATCGACAGTGCACCGCAACGGCTATCTGGACTATGTCGGGGTCAGGCTTCTGGATGAATCCGGAGTTGTGATTGGCGAACGCCGCTTCCTTGGTCTGTATACGGGTTCGGCATATACCGAGAGCATCACATCGATCCCCGTGCTGCGCTCTCGATATGTGCGAATGCTTGACACGATGAACGTCGCACCAGATTCACACACAGCTCGGGATCTGCGGCAACTGATTGAAACTCTGCCGCGCGATGAATTCTTCGCAATGCACACCGAGCAGCTGATCGAGCTGGCTACAACTGTCATGCATCTTGATGAACGTCGCCAAGTGAAGGTCTTCGTGCGTCCTGACGACTATGGCCGCTATGCCTCAGTCTTTGTCTACCTGCCTCGCGACCGGTACAACACCGACGTGCGGATGAAGATCGAGTCGCTCCTGCGCACAAGTTTTGATGCAGTCTCAGTCGATCACGCAGTGCACGTCACAGAGTCGCCGAACGCAAGGCTGCATTTCATCCTGCATTTCCGCGAAGGCTCAAGCCTTCCGCAAGCCGATGTAGCTTCAATCGAAACTGCGGTGGCGAAATCGGCCCGCACTTGGCTTGATGACTTCACTTCAGAAGTCGTCGGCATCGTCGGCAGCGAACGGGCTTCGACATTTCTCTATCAGTATCTTGATGCGTTCCCGGAGGGGTACAAGGAGAGATTCGCTCCGAGCGTGGCTGTCCGTGACGCGATGACAATCGCGAAACTTGATGTGGATGAACTCGCTATTGAGATTTCCAGTCTGCCCTCATCAGTACCGAACGACTCCTCAGACCCTGCGCGAATCAAATTGATCCGAGCGGGCGAGGCAATGCCGCTCTCGGCAGTCCTGCCCCTGCTGCAGCATCTGGGATTGGACGTGCTCGACGAGTACCCATTTGAGATCGAACGCAAGGGCTTGCACCCTGCCTGGGTCATGGACTTCGGAGTCCAACTTCCTGCCCTGGACCTGCCGCGTCTGGACAGTCTGGACCTGCGATTGACCCAAGCGCTGCGCGCGGTATGGAGTGGTCACGCTGAGTCTGATGATTTCAATGGTCTGGTCGTGCGCGCGGGGCTGCACTGGGAGCATGTCGTGCTCTTGCGCGGCTATTCACGCTACCTTCGCCAGCTTGGCTCCACCTACGGACAGGACTACCTGCAGCAGGCGCTCCTGAGCAATCCGGGATTCGCAAGCCTGTTCGTCGAACTCTTCGACTCCCAGTTCGAACCGGATTTCGCTGGCGATCGGGCCGTTGCTCGAGCTGAACTGACGGCTCGGTACCTCGCTGATCTGGATGCAGTTCCGTCCCTTGATCATGATCGAATCCTGCGCTCCTTCCTGTCGCTGCTGCTCGCGACTGTTCGCACAAGTGCGTTCATCCCCGGAATTCTCAGTGCGTCCCGGGCGCTGGCCTTCAAGTTCGACTCTCGCAGCATCACTGAGATGCCGCTGCCCAAGCCCTTGTCTGAGATCTGGGTGTACTCACCACGAGTCGAGGGAGTGCACCTGCGTTTTGGCAAGGTTGCGCGTGGCGGTATTCGGTGGAGCGACCGACGTGAGGATTTCCGAACCGAGGTGCTCGGCCTGGTGAAGGCTCAGGCAGTGAAGAATGCGGTGATTGTGCCGGTCGGCGCCAAGGGCGGCTTCTTTGCCTCCGGTGCACCCGATGTTTCGGCCGATCGTGAGGCTTGGCTCGCTGCGGGCCAGGCGGCATACATCGAATTCATCTCCGCTCTCCTGGATCTCACTGACAACCTCGAGGCAGGTGGAGTGCTTCCTCCTGCACATGTCGTGCGGCTCGACGGCGATGATCCGTACCTTGTGGTGGCTGCGGACAAGGGCACGGCCAGCTTCTCAGATCTCGCCAATCGGCTGTCGCTGGAGCGTGGCTTCTGGCTGGGCGATGCCTTTGCCAGCGGTGGCTCCCATGGCTACGACCACAAGGCGATGGGCATCACTGCGCGGGGTGCGTGGATCTCAGTGCAGCGACACTTCCGCGAGATTGACATTGACGTACAGAATCAGGACTTCACTGTTGTCGGAATCGGCGATATGAGTGGTGACGTCTTTGGCAACGGAATGCTGCTAAGTCAGCACATTCGGCTGGTGGCGGCCTTTGATCACCGAAGTATCTTCATCGATCCCGATCCTGATGCACAAGCCACGTTCATGGAGCGGCAGCGGTTGTTCAACCTGCCCCGTTCCAGTTGGGCGGACTTTGATTCAAGCCTGCTGTCTGCCGGTGGCGCGGTGTTCGCGCGCTCTGCAAAGTCCATATCGATTTCTGAACAGGCGCGAGTAGCACTTGGTCTGCCCCCCGAGGCGCAGCACTTGTCGCCCGACGAGCTCATTAAGGGCATTCTGCAAGCGCCGGTTGATCTGTTGTGGAATGGCGGCATCGGCACGTACGTCAAGGCAGCCAGTGAAAGTGCGTTGAGTGTCGGTGACAAGGCCAATGATGCGATTCGCATTGACGGAGTGCAGTTGCGCTGCGCTGTGGTGGGCGAGGGTGGCAATCTGGGATTCACGCAAGCCGGTCGGGTTGAAGCCGCACGCGGGGGTGTGCGAATCAATAGCGATGCGATTGACAATTCAGCTGGTGTGGACACCTCAGACCACGAAGTCAATCTCAAGATCCTCCTGGACACTCTTGTGCGCACCGATGCGATGACGCTCCAAGACCGAGATCTCATGCTGACGCAGATGAGCGACGATGTTGCGGCGGCCGTGCTCCGCGATAACTATGACCAGAACGTGGTCCTGGGCAACGCACGAGCATCGGCCAGCACGATGCTCGTGGTGCAACAGCGCTTGATCCGAGATCTCGAGCATCGTGGCCTGCTGGATCGGCAGTTGGAGTTCCTGCCGACAGATGAGGAGTTCGAACTGCGTCGCATCGCAGGGGAGGGCCTGACTTCACCGGAACTGGCAGTCCTGCTGGCCTACGCCAAGATGGCGCTCACCGACGAGCTCAATGCCGCCCACATCGGTGCTGATCCTTGGTATGAGTCGGCGCTCATGTCGTACTTCCCAGCCCTGCTCACTGAACAGTTCAGTGCCGAGGTCAAGAGGCACCAGCTTCGCAATCAGCTCGTATCAACAGTGGTCTGCAATCAACTGGTGAACACCGGAGGGATCACGTTTGTGTTCCGCGCTGCGGAGGAGACGAGCGCAACCGCAGTGGAAGTCGTGCATGCCGCTGGCGCGGCTTCGGCGATCTTCGACATCGATCGCCTCACTTCGGCGGTGAACGCGCTGGATTTCGTAGCGCCGTCAATGGCGCAGGACGCTTTGCACCACGGCATCCGGCGTCTGCTGGATCGAGCCACGCGCTGGCTGCTGAATTCCAAGGGCGGTCATGTTGCACCTCAGGTGCTGGTTGATACCTATCGGCCGGTGGTGGCTGAGTACGGCTCGTACGTCCGCTCTCATCTGCCGGCGGGGGTCGTGGACAACGTGCGTCTGCGCGCAGCAGGGTTCATCTCACTCGGTGCACCTGTGGAGCTCGCTGAGGAGGTCAGCGGCCTCCTGGAGGTCTTTGCACTCTTGGACATCGCTGCTCTTTCGCAGCGGACCGGCATTGAGCCCGCGAGAATCATCCCCCTGTACTTCACGATCACCGAGGCCTACGGCATCGATGCGCTCCTGCTGTCCATTTCTGCCCTTCCGCGCGCGGATCGCTGGGGAGTCATGGCGCGACACGCGCTGCGCGCTGACCTCTACGCGGCGGCTGCCGAATTGACTGAGCAGGTGCTCCAAATGGACCAGGGATCACCGGCCATCACCTTGGCTTCCTGGGAGGGTCATTTTGCCAGCAGCACTGGGCGGGCCAAGGCCACGCTGTTCGACATCGCCGCCATGGAGCATCCGGATCTGGCGACCTTGTCCGTGGCCCTTCGTGCCCTACGGACCCTGGTGATCCAGACCCGGGAATAA
- a CDS encoding DUF2505 domain-containing protein: MGTQLQINQVYSASPTQVMSMLKDPDYITERATTTGALTVTHTRSDAPDGAVDLVIVRTLPADMPSYARSIVGETLTITEHQIWEQPTARACSGSFDVKFSAPLTFIGTVVLSFDGASTTVVTAGEFKASVPFVGGKVESLALEQTQRYLRKEEQFARAWLARTPESN; this comes from the coding sequence GTGGGTACCCAACTGCAAATCAATCAGGTGTATTCGGCATCCCCAACGCAGGTGATGTCGATGCTGAAGGACCCTGACTACATCACCGAGCGCGCCACGACAACTGGCGCACTCACCGTTACCCATACCCGATCCGATGCCCCCGATGGCGCCGTAGATCTGGTGATTGTGCGAACCCTCCCTGCCGACATGCCCTCCTACGCTCGTTCGATCGTGGGCGAGACACTGACCATCACTGAGCACCAGATCTGGGAGCAGCCCACGGCAAGAGCCTGCTCAGGGAGCTTCGACGTGAAATTCAGCGCTCCTTTGACTTTCATAGGAACGGTCGTCCTGAGCTTTGATGGGGCCAGCACCACAGTCGTGACGGCTGGAGAGTTCAAGGCCTCCGTGCCCTTTGTCGGCGGCAAGGTCGAAAGTCTGGCCTTGGAGCAGACCCAGAGATATCTGCGCAAGGAAGAGCAGTTCGCACGCGCCTGGCTTGCACGCACTCCAGAATCAAACTGA
- a CDS encoding L,D-transpeptidase, with translation MQNFPLPAKLSPARSGLVAGFAVLMIAAVAWLAINSRPADAATADPVPEVTAQPAPIASPTPTPIDTRPPKPATRTSKAKRVPIYPDDRKHAGMKRVVYDKALMTVWLINKADEVVARYPVVGRWDRPKAGVYHVFSKSTKAFNPNSKVTFNHMVRFTYGPDTKSPIGLHAIPKYYDGTMMHSVKQLGLPIARGGCVRLSEQAAAAVYKFARVGTPVVVLPSP, from the coding sequence GTGCAGAACTTCCCCCTGCCAGCAAAGCTAAGTCCGGCCAGATCTGGCCTGGTCGCCGGTTTCGCAGTGCTGATGATCGCCGCCGTTGCCTGGCTTGCCATCAACTCGCGCCCTGCGGACGCGGCAACCGCCGACCCAGTTCCCGAAGTGACTGCGCAGCCCGCGCCGATCGCCAGTCCGACGCCCACCCCCATCGACACAAGACCGCCGAAGCCGGCAACCCGCACGAGTAAGGCAAAGCGCGTTCCGATCTATCCAGATGATCGCAAACACGCCGGGATGAAGCGCGTGGTCTATGACAAGGCGCTGATGACCGTCTGGCTCATCAACAAGGCCGACGAGGTGGTTGCGCGCTATCCAGTCGTTGGCAGATGGGACCGGCCCAAGGCTGGCGTCTATCACGTCTTCTCCAAGTCGACCAAGGCCTTCAACCCCAACTCCAAGGTCACGTTCAATCACATGGTGCGATTCACCTATGGGCCGGACACCAAGTCGCCCATTGGTCTGCATGCGATCCCGAAGTACTACGACGGAACGATGATGCATTCGGTCAAGCAACTGGGTTTGCCCATTGCTCGGGGTGGATGCGTACGCCTGTCCGAACAGGCAGCGGCAGCGGTCTACAAGTTTGCCCGGGTCGGCACCCCTGTGGTCGTGCTTCCCTCGCCATGA
- a CDS encoding helix-turn-helix domain-containing protein, which yields MPNSPLRFLTLADVAELLNISASQAYALVRNGELPAIKVGGRGQWRVEQQMLERYIARMYQQTQEFVVEHPFSQSDAYS from the coding sequence ATGCCCAACTCGCCTCTTCGATTCCTGACTCTCGCGGATGTGGCAGAGCTGCTCAATATCTCGGCATCACAGGCATACGCGTTGGTACGCAACGGGGAACTACCCGCGATAAAAGTGGGCGGGCGTGGCCAGTGGCGAGTTGAACAGCAAATGCTCGAGCGCTACATCGCCCGGATGTACCAGCAGACACAGGAGTTTGTGGTGGAGCATCCGTTCAGCCAGAGTGACGCATACTCATGA
- a CDS encoding Rv3235 family protein: protein MSTLLDRLPAPVLATAEVPAEQLVLPLVWEIAPGVPAVPQVPRHLRLVSDTPSTTHRTNGPATVPGGPPIPPPIWVARMARAIAEVASGDRPAQQLTKWVEKRQLAMLAARGNAARRHPSAVHGRNARAAMRSLQQVRAIRVCPVAPGVAETSAVLVGDGRGRAVAMRFEAIADTWQVTAIALG from the coding sequence GTGTCCACGCTGTTGGATCGTCTACCCGCTCCAGTGCTCGCCACCGCTGAGGTCCCCGCTGAGCAGCTCGTGCTGCCACTGGTCTGGGAAATCGCCCCCGGTGTGCCAGCTGTGCCACAAGTGCCCCGTCACCTTCGGCTGGTGTCTGACACTCCCAGCACGACGCATCGCACCAACGGGCCAGCAACAGTGCCCGGCGGGCCGCCCATTCCACCACCAATCTGGGTGGCGCGGATGGCCCGAGCAATCGCTGAAGTCGCCAGCGGCGACCGCCCAGCTCAGCAGCTCACGAAATGGGTTGAGAAGCGACAACTCGCGATGCTTGCAGCCCGCGGCAATGCAGCCCGACGCCATCCAAGTGCCGTCCACGGACGCAACGCCCGCGCAGCAATGCGATCACTGCAGCAAGTGCGCGCCATCCGCGTATGCCCGGTAGCCCCTGGTGTCGCAGAAACCTCTGCCGTGCTCGTGGGTGATGGACGAGGTCGAGCTGTTGCCATGCGTTTTGAAGCGATCGCCGACACCTGGCAGGTGACAGCTATTGCACTGGGCTGA
- the secA gene encoding preprotein translocase subunit SecA produces MRVLDKILRAGEGKILRKLHAISVAVNAIEENYTSMSDAELRALTDEYRERLAEGETLDDLLPEAFATVREAAKRTLGQRHFDVQIMGGAALHMGNIAEMKTGEGKTLVSTLPAYLNALKGDGVHVVTVNDYLAERDSENMGRVHRFLGLEVGVILSAMTPAERRIAYAADITYGTNNEFGFDYLRDNMAWSAEELVQRGHHFAVVDEVDSILIDEARTPLIISGPADQATTWYAEFARIATLLTLDEDYEVDEKKRTVGVLESAIDKVEDQIGIDNLYDMVNTPLVGFLNNAIRAKELFKRDRDYVIMDGEILIVDEHTGRILAGRRYNEGLHQSLEAKEGVEVKAENQTLATVTLQNFFRLYGRLSGMTGTAMTEASEFSQIYNLGVVPIPTNRDMIRLDNADVIYRTNEAKLQAVVADIVQRHASGQPVLVGTTSVEKSEHLSKLLKQNGVPHEVLNAKYHDREAHIVAQAGRKGAVTVSTNMAGRGTDIMLGGNPEFMAAAALTQRGISIVDDPQAYEAAWGGAIEQARTAVSTEHDQVISAGGLYVLGTERHESRRIDNQLRGRSGRQGDPGASQFYLSLEDDLMRLFKADMVDAFLRRFNVPDDVPIEASMVSNAIRSAQSQVEARNFEIRKDVLKYDDVLNRQRLVVYAERRRVLEGEDIEEQVRSFITDTVESYVRGATGVGFPEDWDLDQLWTALRTLYPVQLTVEELEEASGGSRAGLTSDFLTRELLEDAQSAYDEREQALGEEVTRELERRVILSVLDRKWREHLYEMDYLRDGIGLRAMAQRDPLIEYQREGFDLFNAMMDGIKEETVGYLFNVQVEVEQAEDALVELGADGSETIAAEVVSEVIVAGLAPSRPAHLEYSAPGESGDVVHESVNAEVVVEVDPNASRADRRRAERANRKRQS; encoded by the coding sequence GTGCGAGTGCTCGACAAGATCCTGCGCGCCGGCGAGGGCAAGATCCTTCGCAAGCTTCACGCCATCTCTGTGGCGGTCAATGCAATCGAGGAGAACTACACCTCGATGAGCGACGCTGAGCTGCGGGCGCTGACAGATGAGTACCGGGAGCGCCTTGCTGAAGGTGAGACTCTCGACGATCTCCTGCCCGAGGCCTTCGCAACGGTGCGCGAGGCCGCCAAGCGCACCCTTGGTCAACGCCACTTCGACGTGCAGATCATGGGTGGCGCGGCACTGCACATGGGCAATATTGCTGAGATGAAGACAGGCGAGGGCAAGACCCTCGTGTCAACCCTGCCGGCCTACCTCAACGCTCTCAAGGGTGATGGTGTGCACGTTGTCACGGTCAACGATTATCTCGCCGAGCGCGACTCCGAGAACATGGGACGAGTCCATCGTTTCCTTGGACTCGAGGTAGGCGTGATCTTGTCCGCCATGACCCCCGCCGAGCGCCGCATCGCCTATGCAGCGGACATCACCTACGGCACAAACAATGAATTCGGCTTCGACTACCTGCGTGACAACATGGCGTGGAGCGCCGAGGAACTCGTCCAGCGTGGGCATCACTTCGCGGTGGTTGATGAAGTGGACTCGATTCTCATTGACGAAGCCCGTACCCCGCTGATCATCAGTGGCCCTGCCGACCAAGCCACAACGTGGTACGCCGAGTTCGCACGCATCGCCACCTTGCTGACCCTTGATGAGGACTACGAGGTCGACGAGAAGAAGCGCACGGTTGGCGTGCTGGAGTCGGCCATCGACAAGGTGGAAGACCAGATCGGCATCGACAACCTCTACGACATGGTCAACACCCCGCTGGTTGGGTTTCTCAACAATGCCATCCGCGCCAAGGAGCTCTTCAAGCGCGACCGCGACTACGTGATCATGGATGGCGAGATCCTCATCGTTGATGAGCACACCGGCCGCATCCTTGCGGGACGTCGCTACAACGAGGGATTGCACCAGTCCTTGGAGGCCAAGGAGGGTGTGGAGGTCAAGGCCGAGAACCAGACTCTGGCCACGGTTACCTTGCAGAACTTCTTCCGTCTGTACGGGCGTCTTTCAGGCATGACTGGTACGGCAATGACTGAGGCCAGTGAGTTCTCGCAGATCTACAACCTCGGCGTCGTGCCGATTCCGACCAACCGCGACATGATCCGGCTGGACAACGCTGACGTCATCTATCGCACCAACGAGGCCAAGCTGCAGGCTGTTGTCGCCGACATTGTCCAGCGGCACGCCAGCGGGCAGCCAGTGCTGGTGGGTACGACTTCGGTTGAGAAGTCCGAGCACTTGAGCAAGTTGCTGAAGCAAAATGGCGTCCCGCATGAAGTGCTCAATGCGAAGTACCACGATCGTGAGGCGCACATCGTTGCCCAAGCCGGACGTAAAGGCGCGGTGACAGTCTCCACCAACATGGCCGGTCGCGGAACCGACATCATGCTTGGCGGCAACCCAGAGTTCATGGCTGCGGCAGCCCTGACCCAGCGCGGCATCTCAATCGTTGATGATCCGCAGGCCTACGAGGCAGCCTGGGGCGGCGCTATTGAACAGGCACGCACTGCCGTTTCGACAGAGCACGACCAGGTCATCTCCGCAGGTGGGCTGTATGTGCTCGGCACTGAGCGCCATGAGTCGCGACGCATCGACAACCAGTTGCGTGGGCGCTCCGGTCGTCAGGGTGATCCAGGCGCCTCGCAGTTCTACCTCTCACTTGAGGATGACCTCATGCGGCTGTTCAAGGCCGACATGGTTGACGCATTCCTGCGCCGCTTCAATGTGCCCGATGACGTGCCGATCGAGGCGAGCATGGTGTCCAATGCCATCCGTTCGGCGCAGTCCCAGGTCGAGGCCCGCAACTTTGAGATTCGCAAGGATGTCCTGAAGTACGACGATGTCCTCAATCGCCAGCGACTGGTTGTCTATGCCGAGCGCCGTCGCGTCCTTGAGGGCGAGGACATCGAAGAGCAGGTGCGCAGTTTCATCACGGACACTGTTGAGAGCTATGTTCGCGGTGCCACGGGTGTTGGATTTCCCGAGGACTGGGACCTGGATCAACTCTGGACCGCGTTGCGGACTCTCTACCCTGTTCAACTCACGGTTGAAGAACTCGAGGAAGCCAGCGGTGGCAGCCGAGCAGGACTCACGAGCGATTTCCTGACCCGCGAATTGCTGGAGGATGCGCAGAGCGCCTACGACGAGCGAGAGCAAGCGCTCGGCGAAGAAGTCACCCGCGAACTCGAGCGACGCGTGATCTTGTCTGTGCTTGATCGCAAGTGGCGCGAGCATCTGTACGAGATGGACTACCTGCGTGATGGCATTGGCCTGCGGGCCATGGCTCAGCGTGATCCGCTGATCGAATACCAGCGCGAAGGCTTTGATCTGTTCAACGCAATGATGGATGGCATCAAGGAAGAGACCGTTGGCTATCTCTTCAACGTGCAGGTCGAGGTCGAGCAGGCCGAGGATGCTCTCGTCGAATTGGGCGCTGACGGCAGCGAGACGATCGCAGCTGAGGTGGTGTCGGAGGTCATCGTGGCAGGCTTGGCGCCATCACGACCCGCGCATCTGGAGTATTCAGCGCCAGGTGAGTCAGGTGATGTCGTGCACGAGTCGGTGAATGCCGAAGTTGTCGTCGAGGTTGACCCAAATGCCAGTCGCGCAGATCGACGCCGCGCTGAGCGGGCCAACCGCAAGCGCCAGAGCTGA
- a CDS encoding GNAT family N-acetyltransferase translates to MSVASRPMAPKNPPTLTDGVVLLRLPESRDIPTIANGCQDPEVARWTNLPSPYTEQDARAWVDKVTNPVHWWDQPTWVIADTDNRWSGSVHLQPDGHGAATVRFLVAPWLRGRGIATRAVRLACRWGFSSLDVNVITWRALLGNEAARAVAQSAGFAVHEQPMRRGLVHRGELMDCWYADLLADDLIDMAGGQVWTGPQLTRREREVLHAMAAGQSNRDIAQTLGISENTVKNHVRSILEKLPAKSRMEAVLKGVQEGITRLT, encoded by the coding sequence GTGTCAGTTGCTTCACGGCCCATGGCGCCTAAGAATCCCCCGACCCTCACCGATGGGGTTGTGCTCCTGCGCCTGCCTGAGAGTCGCGATATTCCCACCATCGCCAATGGCTGCCAGGACCCTGAAGTCGCGCGCTGGACCAATCTGCCCAGTCCCTATACCGAGCAGGACGCCAGGGCCTGGGTGGACAAGGTGACCAATCCTGTTCACTGGTGGGATCAGCCGACCTGGGTGATCGCTGACACCGACAACCGATGGTCGGGATCGGTTCATTTGCAGCCAGACGGGCATGGAGCGGCCACCGTCCGTTTTCTCGTGGCTCCGTGGCTGCGGGGCCGCGGCATTGCCACCCGAGCTGTGCGACTGGCATGCCGGTGGGGCTTCAGTTCACTAGACGTCAATGTCATCACCTGGAGAGCGCTTCTTGGCAATGAAGCTGCCCGGGCCGTTGCTCAATCAGCCGGCTTTGCTGTGCATGAGCAGCCGATGCGCAGAGGCCTTGTACACCGAGGTGAACTCATGGACTGCTGGTACGCAGATCTGCTCGCCGACGACTTGATTGACATGGCTGGGGGCCAGGTCTGGACGGGACCTCAGTTGACACGTCGAGAACGCGAAGTCCTTCATGCAATGGCAGCGGGGCAGTCCAATCGCGATATCGCCCAGACTCTCGGCATCAGCGAGAACACTGTGAAGAACCACGTGCGCAGCATTTTGGAGAAGCTTCCCGCCAAGTCGCGGATGGAGGCCGTCCTGAAGGGCGTGCAGGAAGGCATCACGCGGCTTACCTAG